The Glycine soja cultivar W05 chromosome 6, ASM419377v2, whole genome shotgun sequence genome has a window encoding:
- the LOC114416198 gene encoding glycine-rich RNA-binding protein 2-like: MATTSFQTLRDNGEAMKLSKLPISSWFDVLDCDDNNVDGNNVSNNDDGKDINSGSDDSGNDGGGGDIGGGGSDGDVGDGGDISGDGSNVSGINDDGGDNDGGVVG, translated from the exons ATGGCAACAACCTCTTTTCAAACTTTAAG GGACAATGGTGAGGCAATGAAACTTTCTAAACTGCCCATTAGCTCATGGTTTGATGTGTTGGACTG TGATGACAACAATGTTGATGGTAATAATGTTAGCAATAATGACGACGGTAAAGATATCAATAGTGGAAGTGACGATAGTGGCAATGACGGTGGTGGAGGTGacattggtggtggtggtagtgaCGGTGACGTTGGTGATGGCGGTGATATTAGTGGTGATGGTAGCAATGTCAGTGGTATCAATGATGATGGTGGTGACAATGATGGTGGTGTGGTGGGCTGA